A genomic region of Rhodanobacter sp. contains the following coding sequences:
- a CDS encoding exo 1,3/1,4-beta-D-glucan glucohydrolase, translating into MNARHWSRLATMVAVACVASGQAAAQDVPSVTHYADWPAIEGPYGNDAALDARVHRIVAGMTLAQKVGQMTQAEIKSITPDEVRRYYIGSVLNGGGTWPNNDKHASIKDWLALADSYYDASMHTDMAVKIPVIWGTDAVHGDNNVFGATLFPHNAGLGATHDAELVREIGAATAKAVRATGVTWAFAPTLAVAQNVRWGRSYESFSSEPQWVRAYARAYIEGMQGAFGPRNVMATAKHFVGDGATWQGVDQGQARVDKSTMINVHGAGYFGALQAGVLSVMASFNSWDDRADGVDYGKMSGSRALLTGALKQKMGFRGFVVSDWNAIGQLPGCSNADCPQAINAGIDMAMVPSDWKAFIANTVREVRDGQIPMARIDDAVSRIVRAKLRMGLFDGKRPSQLPGAGDAGLLQDRALARRAVRESLVLLKNNRNVLPLKRGMKLLVVGKSADSLPNQAGGWSLTWQGTDNTNADFPDAQSILGGLRDADGAANVTFSENGLGVDAKDYDAIVAVVGETPSAEMMGDIAPSSTLRFGDRYPEDAALLRKVAKSGKPLVVVFVAGRPLFVNSLLNLSSAFVMAWLPGSEGGGVADVLFAAADGQRRDNFTGTLPRPWPGVPCPYAAHAGASAWLFAPGYGLRYPTRHDLPALPEHADVKACADASSLPIFHTLAVAPFTLYLADAAHGAQAVGSDLNGSIAWPADRPLLRLRTAQIDTQQDAKAIEWLGAGRFLARSAKPVDLTRLAAAHAALQFDVVIQAPAKGPVILRMECGAGCGTGAQAGLDLGPVFAGYAAGTRQSVSIPLECFARQGVNLAHVDVPFEIEADAPFAASFADIRVSSTATANRHDLPCASLGKPAGSIGNK; encoded by the coding sequence ATGAATGCTCGTCACTGGAGTCGGCTGGCCACGATGGTGGCCGTGGCGTGCGTAGCTTCCGGCCAGGCGGCCGCCCAGGACGTGCCATCCGTCACGCACTACGCCGACTGGCCGGCGATCGAGGGCCCCTACGGCAACGATGCCGCGCTCGATGCGCGCGTGCATCGGATCGTGGCCGGCATGACGCTGGCGCAGAAGGTCGGCCAGATGACCCAGGCGGAGATCAAGTCGATCACGCCGGACGAGGTGCGCCGCTACTACATCGGCTCGGTGCTCAACGGCGGCGGCACGTGGCCGAACAACGACAAGCACGCCTCGATCAAGGACTGGCTGGCGCTCGCGGACAGCTACTACGACGCCTCCATGCACACCGACATGGCGGTGAAGATCCCGGTCATCTGGGGCACCGACGCGGTACACGGCGACAACAACGTGTTCGGCGCCACGCTGTTCCCGCACAACGCGGGCCTGGGCGCGACGCACGATGCGGAGCTGGTGCGCGAGATCGGCGCCGCCACCGCCAAGGCCGTGCGCGCCACCGGCGTCACCTGGGCCTTCGCCCCCACGCTGGCGGTGGCGCAGAACGTGCGCTGGGGCCGCAGCTACGAAAGCTTCTCCAGCGAGCCGCAGTGGGTGCGCGCCTACGCGCGCGCCTACATCGAGGGCATGCAGGGCGCGTTCGGCCCGCGCAACGTGATGGCCACCGCCAAGCATTTCGTCGGCGACGGCGCCACGTGGCAGGGCGTCGACCAGGGCCAGGCCCGCGTCGACAAGTCCACCATGATCAACGTGCACGGCGCCGGTTATTTCGGCGCGCTGCAGGCCGGCGTACTCAGCGTGATGGCCTCGTTCAACAGCTGGGACGACCGCGCCGACGGCGTGGACTACGGCAAGATGTCCGGCTCGCGCGCATTGCTCACCGGCGCGCTGAAGCAGAAGATGGGCTTCCGCGGCTTCGTGGTGTCGGACTGGAACGCCATCGGCCAACTGCCCGGCTGCAGCAACGCGGACTGCCCCCAGGCGATCAACGCCGGCATCGACATGGCGATGGTGCCGTCCGACTGGAAAGCCTTCATCGCCAACACCGTGCGCGAAGTGCGCGACGGCCAGATCCCGATGGCGCGCATCGACGACGCGGTGAGCCGCATCGTGCGCGCCAAGCTGCGCATGGGCCTGTTCGACGGCAAGCGACCCTCGCAGCTGCCCGGCGCCGGCGACGCCGGCCTGCTGCAGGACCGCGCGCTGGCACGGCGTGCGGTGCGCGAATCGCTGGTGCTGCTGAAGAACAACCGCAACGTGCTGCCGCTGAAGCGCGGCATGAAGCTGCTGGTGGTCGGCAAGAGCGCGGACAGCCTGCCCAACCAGGCCGGCGGCTGGTCGCTCACCTGGCAGGGCACCGACAACACCAACGCCGACTTCCCCGACGCGCAAAGCATCCTCGGCGGCCTGCGCGACGCCGATGGCGCGGCCAACGTCACCTTCAGCGAGAACGGGCTGGGTGTGGACGCGAAGGACTACGACGCCATCGTGGCGGTGGTCGGCGAAACGCCGTCGGCGGAGATGATGGGCGACATCGCGCCCTCCTCGACGCTGCGCTTCGGCGACCGCTACCCGGAAGACGCGGCGCTGCTGCGCAAGGTGGCGAAGTCCGGCAAGCCGCTGGTGGTGGTGTTCGTGGCGGGGCGGCCCTTGTTCGTGAATTCCCTGCTCAATCTTTCCAGCGCCTTCGTGATGGCCTGGTTGCCCGGCAGCGAGGGTGGCGGCGTGGCCGACGTGCTGTTTGCCGCAGCCGACGGCCAGCGGCGCGACAACTTCACCGGCACGCTGCCGCGGCCCTGGCCGGGCGTGCCCTGCCCCTACGCCGCGCACGCCGGCGCATCGGCCTGGTTGTTCGCGCCGGGTTACGGCCTGCGCTACCCCACCCGGCACGACCTGCCGGCACTGCCCGAACATGCCGACGTGAAGGCCTGCGCCGACGCTTCCAGCCTGCCGATCTTCCACACCCTGGCCGTTGCGCCGTTCACGCTGTACCTCGCCGACGCGGCGCACGGCGCGCAAGCCGTGGGTTCGGACTTGAACGGCAGCATCGCGTGGCCCGCCGACCGCCCGCTGCTGCGCCTGCGCACCGCGCAGATTGACACGCAGCAGGATGCCAAGGCCATCGAATGGCTGGGGGCTGGACGGTTCCTCGCGCGCAGCGCGAAGCCGGTCGACCTGACCCGGCTGGCCGCCGCACACGCGGCGCTGCAGTTCGACGTGGTGATCCAGGCGCCGGCCAAGGGTCCGGTGATCCTGCGCATGGAGTGCGGCGCCGGTTGCGGCACCGGCGCGCAGGCCGGCCTCGATCTCGGCCCGGTGTTCGCCGGCTACGCCGCCGGCACGCGGCAAAGCGTGTCGATCCCATTGGAGTGTTTCGCCAGGCAGGGCGTGAACCTGGCACACGTCGATGTGCCGTTCGAAATCGAAGCCGATGCGCCGTTCGCCGCATCCTTCGCCGATATTCGCGTCAGCTCCACGGCCACCGCGAACCGCCACGATCTGCCATGCGCCAGTTTGGGGAAACCGGCCGGCAGCATCGGCAACAAGTGA
- a CDS encoding TonB-dependent receptor, whose translation MNQQAMHARHAKQPCRLSLAIAMALFAAGQLHAQTAQPAPQAADQAAPVAKNDAKAADKKNAAQADKNVTQLNGMTVNGFSGSLNRAQEIKRYADTVVDAISAQDAGSLPDLSVTEALQRVPGVAVSAFGIAADPDHFSIQGSDISLQGLPYTSTLFNGREVFSAGGGQGLNFATVSPELIGSVLVSKNQTADMIEGGIAGSIDLRTRKPFDSDKDTQASITLGDYWGSLAKKGTPQIAALFSHNWNTDIGRFGFLANVAYDRIDQTDNAISVVDYQRRCDGCSLPGGRTDAFPGLAPGQSVYVPVGGDLRHQDETSTRFGHALALQWESPDKAWQAALTWNRASDTETTFEHTLQASTDACSGQTLAGCAVPLAGTTPVYDANGIFQSGTISGAPAASTFLPFTYGGVPTQLDTAGFARRYVTNDYAFNLKWNVNDRLHLSLDAQDTHSDYSDSYYYIRQMTQANWYIATHGDNVPTIKVLSPDPNQTTAQYFSNPNNTYWSAAQDHQEKSWGNQRAFRLDGSFDVDKGPLNDIQFGFRHSDQEETLYYSPYSYFWDISTPYAGGPGLAVTAADTPGYVSPYHVDLPAFGGGDFGVIAPFFNLNPQSQFWQSVAAMKQINQQSLAINPGWSWWSPYYTNYERDQYGYTFVPGTHYLPQEISSNGEKTNATYLRLNFGNSNMDFLSGLQISGNIGVRYVHTQDDASGYLLLPDMKQTLGNASIAQYCQGVTKNGTQPASPGTFCALTPSQQQQYVTFANGGYSPITASSGYGNWLPSFNLSIGWTDDLITRFAFSESIFRPALNQLEAGQSISGLLPYGTNGSTEPTVGNGYNGTNPYLRPITAHNFDLSQEWYFGNAGSLTGMLFYKQLNHTIQYITNVVDVSVTNNGVTYPEQYTAGLANLNQKGSVSGAELAYQQKFDFLPGWLSGFGVQTNYTYIKPHGLSFGQVNYCPVTYLAATQCVNQLKLPPGELSRDTFNFTAYYEKGPLSARLAWNWRSQFLITGQEADYPLLPVMADSQGQLDGSLIYSLNDHVKVALQVANLLNSTFKSREIIDTNGTTVPKGFFRDDTRYNLSLRASF comes from the coding sequence ATGAACCAGCAAGCCATGCATGCACGCCACGCCAAGCAACCGTGCCGACTCTCGCTCGCGATCGCGATGGCGTTGTTCGCCGCCGGGCAGTTGCATGCGCAAACCGCGCAGCCGGCGCCGCAAGCCGCCGACCAGGCCGCTCCCGTCGCCAAGAACGACGCGAAAGCCGCCGACAAGAAGAACGCCGCGCAGGCGGACAAGAACGTCACGCAGCTCAACGGCATGACCGTCAACGGCTTCTCGGGCAGCCTTAACCGGGCGCAGGAAATCAAGCGCTACGCCGATACGGTGGTCGACGCCATCTCCGCGCAGGATGCCGGCTCGCTGCCCGACCTGTCGGTGACCGAAGCCCTGCAGCGCGTGCCCGGCGTGGCGGTCAGCGCCTTCGGCATCGCCGCCGACCCGGATCACTTCTCCATCCAGGGCTCGGACATCAGCCTGCAGGGCCTGCCCTACACCAGCACGCTGTTCAACGGCCGCGAGGTGTTCTCCGCCGGTGGCGGCCAGGGGCTGAATTTCGCCACCGTGTCGCCGGAACTGATCGGCTCGGTGCTGGTGAGCAAGAACCAGACCGCGGACATGATCGAAGGCGGCATCGCCGGCTCGATCGACCTGCGCACCCGCAAGCCCTTCGACAGCGACAAGGACACCCAGGCCTCGATCACCCTGGGCGACTACTGGGGTAGCCTGGCCAAGAAGGGCACGCCGCAGATCGCCGCCCTGTTCAGCCACAACTGGAATACCGATATCGGCCGCTTCGGCTTCCTCGCCAACGTGGCTTACGATCGCATCGACCAGACCGACAATGCGATTTCCGTGGTCGACTACCAGCGGCGCTGCGATGGCTGCAGCCTGCCGGGCGGCAGAACCGACGCTTTCCCCGGTCTGGCGCCCGGCCAATCGGTGTACGTGCCGGTCGGCGGCGACCTTCGCCATCAGGACGAAACAAGCACGCGCTTCGGCCATGCGCTGGCCCTGCAATGGGAAAGCCCGGACAAGGCCTGGCAGGCCGCGCTGACATGGAACCGGGCTTCTGACACCGAAACCACGTTCGAGCACACCCTGCAGGCCTCGACCGATGCCTGCAGCGGCCAGACGCTGGCCGGGTGCGCCGTACCGCTGGCGGGCACCACGCCGGTGTACGACGCCAACGGCATCTTCCAGTCCGGCACCATCTCGGGCGCGCCGGCCGCATCGACCTTCCTGCCGTTCACCTACGGCGGCGTGCCCACGCAGCTCGACACCGCCGGCTTCGCGCGGCGCTACGTGACCAACGACTACGCCTTCAACCTGAAGTGGAACGTCAATGACCGGCTGCACCTGAGCCTGGACGCGCAGGACACGCATTCCGATTACTCGGATTCCTACTACTACATCCGCCAGATGACCCAGGCCAACTGGTACATCGCCACGCACGGCGACAACGTGCCCACGATCAAGGTGTTGTCGCCCGATCCCAACCAAACCACGGCCCAGTATTTCTCCAACCCCAACAACACCTACTGGTCGGCAGCGCAGGACCACCAGGAAAAGTCCTGGGGCAACCAGCGCGCCTTCCGCCTGGACGGCAGCTTCGACGTGGACAAGGGGCCGCTCAACGACATCCAGTTCGGCTTCCGGCACAGCGATCAGGAGGAAACGCTGTACTACTCGCCGTACAGCTACTTCTGGGACATCAGCACGCCTTACGCGGGCGGCCCGGGGCTGGCGGTCACTGCCGCCGACACGCCCGGCTACGTGTCGCCGTACCACGTCGACCTGCCGGCCTTCGGCGGCGGCGACTTCGGCGTGATCGCGCCCTTCTTCAACCTGAATCCCCAGTCGCAGTTCTGGCAATCCGTCGCCGCGATGAAGCAGATCAACCAGCAGTCGCTGGCCATCAATCCGGGCTGGAGCTGGTGGAGCCCCTACTACACCAACTACGAGCGCGATCAGTACGGCTATACCTTCGTGCCGGGCACGCATTACCTGCCGCAGGAAATCTCCTCCAACGGGGAGAAGACCAACGCCACCTATCTGCGCCTGAACTTCGGCAACAGCAACATGGATTTCCTGAGCGGCCTGCAGATCAGCGGCAACATCGGCGTGCGCTACGTGCATACCCAGGACGACGCCTCGGGCTACCTGTTGCTGCCGGACATGAAGCAGACCCTCGGCAACGCCAGCATCGCGCAGTACTGCCAGGGCGTCACGAAGAACGGCACCCAACCGGCCTCGCCGGGCACGTTCTGCGCGCTCACGCCTTCGCAGCAACAGCAATACGTGACCTTCGCCAACGGCGGGTACAGCCCGATCACGGCCAGCAGCGGCTACGGCAACTGGCTGCCCAGCTTCAATCTGTCGATCGGATGGACCGACGATCTCATCACCCGTTTCGCGTTCTCCGAGTCGATCTTCCGGCCGGCGCTCAACCAGCTGGAGGCGGGCCAGTCGATCAGCGGGCTGCTGCCCTACGGCACCAACGGCAGCACCGAGCCGACGGTGGGCAACGGCTACAACGGCACCAACCCCTACCTGCGGCCCATCACGGCGCACAATTTCGACCTGTCCCAGGAGTGGTACTTCGGCAATGCCGGATCGCTCACCGGCATGTTGTTCTACAAGCAGTTGAACCACACCATCCAGTACATCACCAACGTCGTGGATGTCTCGGTGACGAACAACGGCGTGACCTATCCGGAGCAGTACACGGCGGGGCTGGCCAACCTCAACCAAAAGGGCAGCGTGAGCGGCGCGGAACTGGCCTATCAGCAGAAATTCGATTTCCTGCCCGGCTGGCTGTCCGGCTTCGGCGTGCAGACCAACTACACCTACATCAAGCCGCACGGACTGTCCTTCGGCCAGGTCAACTATTGCCCCGTCACGTACCTGGCGGCCACGCAGTGCGTCAACCAGCTCAAGCTGCCGCCGGGCGAATTGTCCCGCGACACCTTCAACTTCACCGCGTACTACGAAAAAGGTCCGCTGTCGGCCCGCCTGGCCTGGAACTGGCGCTCGCAGTTCCTGATCACGGGCCAGGAGGCGGATTACCCGCTGCTCCCGGTCATGGCCGACTCGCAAGGCCAGTTGGACGGCTCGCTGATCTACTCGCTCAACGACCACGTCAAGGTGGCCTTGCAGGTGGCGAACCTGCTGAACTCGACGTTCAAGAGCCGCGAGATCATCGACACCAACGGCACCACCGTGCCCAAGGGCTTCTTCCGCGACGACACCCGCTACAACCTCAGCCTGCGGGCAAGCTTCTGA